A single Paenibacillus kribbensis DNA region contains:
- a CDS encoding DeoR/GlpR family DNA-binding transcription regulator yields the protein MIKSKRINQIKEYVFEHESVSLEELVEHFGVSKNTIRRDIQSLVDSGIIKKVYGGVSVNHSTLVVFNERRDQNLTKKQEIGKLASQFVEDGDVIFVDSGTTTLELLPYIQHRQLTIVTNNFDFIHEAKPFPSLSIFSTGGMLERKTNSFVGFQSIELLKKYNINKAFIASTGISITNGVTNSSPLETDLKSTVVEKSLNVYLMIDDSKFDKYALTTYCSLSDIDYLITNSIPNASYQQYALEHGIKIVTP from the coding sequence ATGATCAAATCGAAGCGAATTAATCAGATTAAGGAATACGTTTTTGAGCATGAATCGGTATCATTGGAAGAACTGGTGGAGCATTTTGGAGTATCCAAGAATACAATCCGTAGAGATATTCAGTCTCTTGTCGATTCCGGGATCATAAAAAAAGTATATGGCGGGGTTTCTGTCAATCATTCTACCCTTGTTGTCTTCAACGAACGACGCGATCAGAATCTTACCAAGAAGCAGGAGATTGGCAAGCTGGCTTCCCAGTTCGTGGAGGACGGGGATGTTATTTTTGTTGATTCGGGGACGACGACCTTGGAGCTTCTACCTTACATTCAACACAGGCAGCTTACGATTGTAACGAACAATTTTGATTTTATTCATGAAGCTAAGCCCTTCCCTTCCCTGTCTATCTTCTCTACGGGCGGCATGCTTGAGCGCAAAACGAATTCCTTTGTTGGCTTCCAAAGTATTGAGCTGCTAAAAAAATATAACATTAACAAAGCTTTTATCGCTTCAACGGGCATTTCGATTACGAACGGAGTAACGAATTCATCTCCGCTAGAGACTGACCTTAAAAGTACAGTTGTGGAGAAAAGCCTGAACGTGTATTTAATGATTGATGACAGCAAATTCGACAAATATGCCCTCACTACGTACTGTTCTCTTAGCGATATTGACTATTTGATTACCAACAGTATACCAAACGCAAGCTACCAGCAATATGCATTAGAACATGGTATCAAAATCGTGACGCCATAA
- a CDS encoding PTS sugar transporter subunit IIC: protein MANQQKFSHKLQKVAGKIQQNRYMSAISNGLMSTLPFLIIGAFATLFSALAWEPYQNLIAPVKGIIGLASTMTTGIIALYAVFFIAYRLAQAFDKDPLVPAATALLSFLIVTPVETFDKVRALPLQWLGAQGLFVAMFVGLIAARLYIWIVDRNWTIKMPDGVPPTVVKTFSGLIPAVLVALVFVIVAGLFMQTPFGTVHDFIYTYLQVPLEGLGGSLGALIVALIIMQALWMFGIHGAIVTLAIVKPIWMSLDLANLDAFQASTPLPNIIGLAFWYIYCNYAPMLAFALLLVFLAKSKQLRTIGKLGLPGTFFSIHEPLVFGIPIVLNPLLAIPFVVTPIICAVLGYIGTNIGLLPAPIGIYPAFGTPIFALGFIEGSWRLAAAQLVLIPISMLIYYPFFRALDKQALNKEREAQEQLEQQQASETAASPVIS from the coding sequence ATGGCCAACCAACAAAAATTCTCTCATAAGCTTCAAAAAGTGGCGGGCAAAATTCAGCAAAACCGTTACATGAGCGCAATTTCCAACGGGCTGATGTCCACTCTTCCCTTTCTGATTATCGGGGCATTTGCAACCCTCTTCTCTGCGCTTGCTTGGGAGCCTTATCAGAATCTCATTGCACCCGTGAAGGGCATCATCGGGTTGGCATCGACGATGACCACTGGTATCATTGCTCTGTATGCGGTATTTTTTATAGCCTACAGGCTGGCGCAAGCTTTTGACAAGGACCCCCTTGTTCCAGCGGCAACCGCCCTGCTCTCTTTTCTGATCGTCACACCAGTCGAGACCTTTGATAAAGTCCGGGCTTTGCCGCTTCAATGGCTCGGCGCACAGGGATTGTTCGTCGCCATGTTCGTCGGCTTGATTGCCGCACGGTTGTATATTTGGATTGTCGACCGCAATTGGACGATCAAAATGCCTGACGGGGTCCCGCCTACCGTTGTCAAAACCTTTTCAGGTTTGATCCCGGCCGTCTTGGTAGCCCTTGTGTTTGTCATCGTGGCCGGTCTGTTCATGCAGACTCCGTTCGGTACGGTTCACGATTTTATCTACACTTATCTCCAAGTACCACTGGAAGGATTGGGCGGATCACTCGGTGCTTTGATTGTCGCGCTGATCATTATGCAGGCTCTGTGGATGTTCGGGATTCACGGGGCAATTGTTACACTCGCTATCGTTAAACCGATCTGGATGAGTCTGGATCTAGCTAACCTTGACGCTTTCCAGGCAAGCACTCCACTTCCGAACATTATCGGGCTGGCTTTTTGGTATATCTATTGCAACTATGCGCCGATGCTCGCCTTCGCCCTGCTGTTGGTTTTCCTGGCCAAGAGCAAACAGCTTCGCACAATCGGGAAGCTTGGTCTTCCGGGCACCTTTTTCTCGATTCACGAGCCACTGGTCTTCGGGATTCCCATCGTATTGAACCCGTTGCTGGCGATTCCGTTTGTCGTTACTCCTATCATTTGTGCAGTACTCGGCTATATTGGCACCAACATCGGCTTGTTGCCGGCACCCATCGGGATTTACCCGGCTTTCGGCACCCCTATCTTTGCTCTGGGCTTCATCGAGGGCAGCTGGAGACTGGCCGCCGCACAACTGGTACTCATCCCGATCAGTATGCTGATCTACTATCCGTTCTTTAGAGCGCTGGACAAACAGGCTCTGAATAAGGAACGCGAAGCGCAGGAGCAATTGGAACAACAGCAAGCGAGTGAAACCGCAGCAAGCCCTGTCATCTCATAA
- the fba gene encoding class II fructose-1,6-bisphosphate aldolase: protein MPLVSMKEMLQQAKQEHYGVGQFNINGLSWVHAILDAAQEEEAPVIVAASDRLIDFLGGYRTVVAMVSTLVEEKNIQVPVALHLDHGKTVDNCLRAIDAGFTSVMFDGSHGPIEDNIRDTRKVTAYATAYAVSVEAEVGTVGGMEDGLIGGIQYADLNECIRVVEETGIDALAAALGSVHGKYAGEPKLGFDEMDAISRAVGIPLVLHGASGIPKHQLDRAIKLGHAKVNINTECVTAWSLQLRNTLAADLETTEPRKILTPARDAIRETVRAKIREFGSSRKAVSLKK, encoded by the coding sequence GTGCCCTTGGTTTCCATGAAGGAAATGCTACAGCAAGCAAAACAGGAGCATTATGGTGTTGGCCAGTTTAATATTAACGGCTTATCTTGGGTTCACGCCATACTTGATGCGGCACAGGAGGAAGAAGCGCCTGTCATTGTGGCGGCATCAGATCGACTGATCGACTTTCTGGGTGGTTACCGGACTGTTGTGGCTATGGTAAGTACGCTTGTTGAGGAAAAGAACATTCAGGTCCCTGTAGCTTTGCATTTGGATCACGGCAAGACGGTTGACAATTGTCTGCGTGCGATTGATGCGGGCTTCACCTCTGTCATGTTCGATGGCTCCCATGGCCCGATTGAGGACAATATCCGGGATACGAGAAAGGTCACAGCATATGCAACTGCTTATGCTGTGTCCGTCGAAGCGGAAGTCGGTACGGTAGGCGGTATGGAAGATGGCCTGATCGGCGGTATTCAGTATGCAGATCTGAATGAGTGCATACGGGTCGTAGAAGAAACAGGTATTGATGCACTGGCAGCGGCACTGGGTTCCGTACACGGCAAATATGCCGGAGAACCGAAGCTCGGCTTTGACGAGATGGATGCCATCTCGCGAGCAGTCGGCATTCCGCTAGTTTTGCACGGTGCTTCGGGGATACCGAAGCATCAACTCGACCGGGCGATCAAGCTAGGTCATGCAAAAGTGAATATCAACACCGAATGTGTGACGGCCTGGTCACTTCAGTTGCGTAACACGCTAGCGGCGGATTTGGAAACGACCGAACCGAGAAAAATATTAACTCCGGCGAGAGACGCGATTCGGGAAACGGTGCGTGCCAAAATTCGTGAATTTGGCTCGAGTCGTAAAGCGGTCAGTTTAAAAAAATAA
- a CDS encoding PTS sugar transporter subunit IIB, which produces MKQITLVCAAGMSTSMLVQKMQKSAQAQNLEVEIRATSEGSFKEYADKTDVLLIGPQVGYLEDDFKAKYEPKGIKVSVINTMDYGMMNGEKVLGDALKL; this is translated from the coding sequence ATGAAACAAATTACACTGGTATGTGCTGCAGGAATGTCTACAAGTATGTTGGTACAGAAAATGCAAAAGTCCGCACAAGCGCAAAACCTTGAGGTTGAAATCAGAGCTACTTCCGAAGGTTCTTTTAAAGAATATGCTGACAAGACGGATGTGCTGCTGATTGGACCACAGGTCGGCTACCTGGAGGACGATTTCAAGGCAAAATATGAACCTAAAGGCATTAAAGTAAGCGTTATCAACACGATGGACTACGGTATGATGAACGGTGAAAAGGTGCTGGGAGACGCGCTTAAGCTGTAA
- a CDS encoding PTS lactose/cellobiose transporter subunit IIA, which translates to MDEYQEIIMGIITNAGVAKSKAMEAIALAQKGQTQLAAERLEEGKDELVKAHKLQTRLIQQEAGGTVHEITLLMVHAQDHLMSAITTKDLAGHMIELYARLNRYEEITNHTSIGGNNG; encoded by the coding sequence ATGGATGAGTATCAGGAAATCATAATGGGAATTATAACCAATGCGGGCGTTGCCAAGAGTAAGGCGATGGAAGCGATTGCTCTTGCTCAAAAAGGTCAAACACAGCTGGCGGCAGAGCGTCTTGAAGAAGGCAAAGACGAGTTGGTGAAAGCGCATAAATTACAAACGAGGCTGATTCAACAGGAAGCGGGCGGAACCGTCCACGAAATCACACTGCTAATGGTGCATGCTCAGGATCACCTGATGTCGGCCATCACAACTAAAGATCTGGCTGGACATATGATCGAGCTTTACGCCAGATTGAATCGCTATGAAGAAATCACAAATCACACTTCAATCGGAGGGAACAACGGATGA
- a CDS encoding IS3 family transposase: MIKAEVVQAYLEVPHAHTRVVRVRSLHLWKKYIYFYNYQRFQTKLKQRMPIEYRHALAT, from the coding sequence GTGATCAAAGCAGAGGTTGTTCAGGCGTATCTAGAGGTTCCACATGCCCACACAAGGGTCGTCCGCGTACGAAGTTTACATCTGTGGAAGAAATATATCTATTTTTATAACTACCAGCGTTTTCAAACCAAACTCAAACAGCGCATGCCGATAGAGTACCGGCATGCGCTAGCAACATAG